In Xenorhabdus poinarii G6, the following are encoded in one genomic region:
- the tssM gene encoding type VI secretion system membrane subunit TssM: protein MKWPSLSSLAPLKSALPALAKFKSLPRLKALMALILALIPCLLLIAVWWWGPEWKIRNDYPLESLAARWLATAIIIMMVLFWVGMKAWRRLRTLEKLNLDVELKVVDPVRVDIEYQDRYLDHWKSQLQRHLDSYNYLYERPWYMVIGSQKSGKTSLIKEGHKLSEIAAPEYLRQDADVPLMLRCWLGEKAVIIDPKGQLIDQPVPLDSDKPQINSRLWEALLNWLAENRQRQPLNGVILTVDTLRLLSDNREQRERYVREIHQRLQDIRLTFHSQLPLYLVMTKIDLLHGFEAMFQSLDRKLRDEILGVTFSLNNRDEKAWRSELEQFWKQWMSNLNVAMPDMMLNHVDANQRSALFSFTRQIQGLHSYITQMLEDILYNDEHHRPTLRGVYLTSAHQVGQMDDLFTQSASAQYHLGSQAFPTWPVGDTLPYFTHALFENVLLAEPNLAAENRIWLSRNRRQLYTFSTVSALAIVAMWGGWHYFYQKNYRAGEEVLAQAKNFLSVPAPKGDDHDGNLQLPLLNPIRDATLAYGDYHENTSFLTDMALYQGGSVGPYVASTYLKLLEQRFLPSLMSGLLDDLNQAPVGSEEKLEILRVMRMMEDKSKRNNSLVVQYMRERWSKAFHGQRDVQEALLTHLDYALARTDWKKARDAGNQEAIASFTPFVKPIRQAQQELKTLSVKQRVYQNLRIRAQDILAAPINLRDQIGPSFDDVFLASNEKRLVIPQLLTRHGLMDYFVQQKDELTKLTEMDSWVLNIAKNNQDKSSEADASQNHDQYSDKDQDRILKEINELYLSEYTATWRAAMNNLEVRDFDDLPQAISAIEQVISGEQPVKRALQILSENTNPPQVNSALSSKEKEDLLKQPDYKLLNRISHDFAQETGVLSEYGDKGSTLQSVYQKLMALHRYLLAIQNSPVPGKEALKAVQLRLDKNNSDAIFEAQQMAKNLPEPLSRWVGELAEQAWRVVMMEAVRSLEVEWNNTVVKQYKTYLAGRYPFNPQATEEVPLSEFDRFFQPDGTLDTFYKQNLKPFVEFNLTTGTDGKMLIRPDVMKQLAVANRIRTTFFTPQNGLGAQFAIEPVSLTGNKRRALLNLDGQLVDYSHGRSNVARLIWPNSMRAGTESQLTLMPAKSNQAPRAISFSGPWAQLRLINSGKLTHVQPGFFDVRFSVDGGEMTYRIYVDESDNPFAGGLFSQFKLPDTLY, encoded by the coding sequence ATGAAATGGCCCTCTTTGTCCTCTTTGGCACCCTTGAAATCTGCCTTGCCAGCGCTGGCGAAGTTTAAATCTTTGCCCCGCCTGAAGGCATTGATGGCACTGATCCTAGCTCTTATCCCCTGCCTGCTCCTGATTGCGGTCTGGTGGTGGGGACCAGAATGGAAGATCCGTAACGACTATCCATTGGAAAGCCTCGCGGCGCGCTGGCTGGCAACCGCCATTATCATCATGATGGTGTTGTTCTGGGTGGGTATGAAAGCGTGGCGTCGCCTGCGAACACTGGAAAAACTGAACCTTGATGTTGAACTGAAAGTGGTCGATCCGGTTCGTGTCGATATCGAATATCAGGATCGCTATCTCGACCACTGGAAATCCCAGTTGCAACGCCATCTGGACTCGTACAATTATCTGTATGAACGCCCCTGGTACATGGTGATCGGTAGCCAGAAAAGCGGAAAAACGTCACTGATTAAGGAAGGCCATAAGTTATCTGAAATCGCGGCACCGGAATATTTGCGTCAGGACGCAGACGTGCCTTTGATGTTGCGTTGCTGGTTGGGTGAAAAAGCCGTCATCATCGATCCGAAAGGCCAGTTGATTGATCAACCTGTCCCGCTTGACAGTGACAAACCTCAAATTAACAGTCGTCTGTGGGAAGCGCTGCTGAACTGGTTGGCTGAAAACCGCCAGCGCCAGCCACTCAACGGGGTGATTCTGACCGTTGATACCCTGCGCCTGCTCAGTGACAATCGTGAACAGCGCGAACGCTATGTGCGGGAAATTCACCAGCGTCTGCAAGATATTCGTCTGACCTTCCACAGTCAGTTGCCGCTCTATCTGGTGATGACCAAAATCGACCTGCTGCACGGTTTTGAGGCCATGTTCCAGTCACTCGATCGCAAACTGCGGGACGAGATCCTCGGCGTAACATTCAGTCTCAACAATCGCGATGAAAAAGCGTGGCGCAGTGAACTGGAACAGTTCTGGAAACAGTGGATGAGCAACCTGAATGTGGCGATGCCGGATATGATGCTAAATCATGTGGATGCCAACCAGCGCAGTGCGCTGTTCAGTTTCACCCGCCAAATCCAGGGGTTGCACAGCTACATTACTCAAATGCTGGAAGACATCCTGTATAACGATGAACATCATCGCCCGACCCTGCGCGGGGTTTATCTGACGTCGGCGCATCAGGTAGGACAGATGGATGACCTGTTCACGCAATCCGCTTCGGCGCAATATCATCTGGGATCGCAAGCGTTCCCCACCTGGCCGGTGGGTGACACGTTGCCCTATTTCACACACGCCCTGTTTGAAAATGTTCTGCTGGCTGAGCCGAATCTGGCGGCCGAAAACCGGATCTGGCTGAGCCGCAACCGCCGCCAGTTATACACCTTCTCCACCGTCAGTGCGCTGGCCATTGTAGCGATGTGGGGCGGCTGGCATTACTTCTACCAGAAAAACTATCGGGCGGGTGAAGAAGTGCTGGCGCAGGCGAAAAACTTCCTGTCCGTTCCGGCACCGAAAGGGGATGACCACGATGGCAATCTCCAGTTGCCTTTGCTTAACCCGATCCGCGACGCGACTCTGGCTTATGGTGACTATCACGAAAACACCTCTTTCCTGACCGATATGGCATTGTATCAGGGGGGCAGCGTCGGGCCGTATGTGGCAAGTACCTACCTGAAACTACTGGAACAGCGTTTCCTGCCCTCCCTGATGTCGGGATTGCTGGATGATCTGAATCAAGCGCCGGTCGGTAGTGAGGAAAAACTCGAGATCCTGCGTGTCATGCGCATGATGGAAGATAAGAGCAAACGCAACAACAGCTTGGTGGTGCAGTACATGCGTGAGCGCTGGAGTAAAGCATTTCACGGCCAGCGTGATGTACAGGAGGCGTTGCTGACCCATCTGGATTACGCGCTGGCACGTACCGACTGGAAAAAGGCGCGTGATGCAGGTAACCAGGAAGCCATTGCCAGCTTCACCCCGTTTGTCAAACCGATCCGACAGGCGCAACAGGAGCTGAAAACCCTTTCCGTCAAACAACGGGTGTATCAGAACCTGCGTATCCGAGCGCAGGATATCCTGGCCGCGCCGATCAACCTGCGTGACCAGATTGGCCCAAGTTTTGATGATGTGTTTTTGGCCAGTAACGAAAAACGGCTGGTGATCCCTCAACTTCTGACCCGCCACGGTTTGATGGATTATTTCGTCCAGCAGAAAGACGAACTGACCAAACTGACCGAGATGGACAGTTGGGTGCTGAATATCGCGAAGAATAATCAGGATAAATCCAGTGAGGCTGACGCGTCACAAAATCACGACCAGTACAGCGACAAAGATCAGGACAGGATATTGAAAGAAATCAATGAACTGTATCTGTCCGAGTACACCGCCACTTGGCGGGCGGCGATGAACAATCTGGAAGTCCGTGACTTTGATGATCTGCCTCAGGCTATCAGTGCCATCGAACAGGTGATCAGTGGTGAGCAACCCGTTAAGCGGGCATTGCAAATCCTGAGCGAGAATACCAATCCGCCGCAGGTTAACAGTGCGCTGAGCAGCAAGGAAAAAGAAGACTTGCTGAAACAGCCCGATTATAAGCTGTTAAACCGTATCAGCCATGATTTTGCGCAGGAAACGGGGGTGTTATCTGAATACGGCGATAAGGGCAGTACGCTGCAAAGTGTCTACCAGAAACTGATGGCGTTGCACCGTTACCTGTTGGCTATCCAGAACTCACCGGTGCCGGGTAAGGAAGCCCTGAAAGCGGTGCAACTGCGTCTGGATAAAAATAACAGTGACGCCATTTTTGAAGCACAGCAGATGGCGAAAAACCTGCCGGAGCCGCTGAGCCGCTGGGTCGGTGAACTGGCTGAACAGGCGTGGCGCGTCGTGATGATGGAAGCGGTCCGTTCGCTGGAAGTGGAATGGAATAACACCGTGGTCAAACAATACAAGACCTATCTGGCGGGGCGTTATCCCTTTAATCCACAGGCCACCGAAGAAGTTCCGCTGAGTGAGTTTGACCGATTCTTCCAGCCAGACGGCACGCTGGATACCTTTTATAAGCAGAACCTGAAACCATTTGTGGAGTTCAACCTGACGACAGGCACGGACGGCAAGATGCTGATCCGGCCGGACGTGATGAAACAACTGGCGGTGGCGAACCGCATTCGAACCACCTTCTTTACGCCGCAAAACGGCCTCGGTGCTCAGTTTGCCATTGAGCCGGTGAGCCTGACCGGTAACAAACGTCGGGCGTTGCTCAACCTTGACGGCCAGTTGGTGGATTACTCTCACGGGCGCAGCAATGTGGCGCGGCTAATCTGGCCAAACTCCATGCGTGCCGGTACCGAAAGTCAGCTCACCCTGATGCCAGCGAAAAGCAACCAGGCACCGCGTGCCATCAGCTTTAGCGGTCCGTGGGCGCAGTTACGGCTGATTAACAGCGGCAAACTGACCCATGTTCAGCCAGGCTTCTTTGATGTGCGTTTCAGCGTTGATGGCGGCGAGATGACCTACCGTATCTATGTGGACGAATCGGACAACCCGTTTGCCGGCGGGCTGTTCAGCCAGTTCAAACTGCCGGATACCCTCTATTGA
- a CDS encoding VasL domain-containing protein has product MSGHPENLIIRAGGSPLNLPEFAVIRDEINKTSHPAQPEVNWPLVESLSLTLFRSNGVDLQTAIYYTLARMQLNGLAGFTEGCELLAGVIVSEWDTLWPPQPQVRTDLLEWFHTRTGSGLRQQDFTASDLRLIYRAERALQLIIDRLQQSDLKRLPRVENLLWFFQNAAKKLEKPRQAAKPAAPVQMPPLVYLSQSETGSDAPPPPPRHEPQPADDTPQRVRVQFPPVPPPRGFSAWQGFGLGALLGVLVLVGSWLLFYKPLQHQLTAITGQPAGARLAWLYQPDMGSYQYQLDKLAETHPLATWESARSVTSLAAQRWPDSPTQKLITHQWEQQMAGRIDSVPLKDSWQVTRDQLQQLADKILLQERTRGSFTLSYLKTAIYDIQRSHGSDVPLEELLRQLSVYAAKGDSAPPVLLKGIDDRFNALLGRYDRLRQATEQQTGNQTPAVTPDRGY; this is encoded by the coding sequence ATGAGCGGACACCCTGAAAATCTTATCATCCGGGCGGGCGGTAGTCCGCTGAACCTGCCCGAATTTGCGGTTATCCGCGATGAAATCAACAAAACCAGCCATCCGGCTCAACCGGAAGTGAACTGGCCGCTGGTGGAATCCCTCTCCCTGACGCTGTTTAGAAGCAACGGCGTGGATTTGCAGACCGCGATTTACTACACGCTGGCACGGATGCAACTGAATGGGCTGGCCGGGTTCACCGAGGGCTGTGAACTGCTGGCGGGAGTTATCGTCAGTGAATGGGATACCCTGTGGCCGCCTCAGCCACAGGTACGTACCGACCTGCTGGAATGGTTTCATACCCGTACCGGCAGCGGGTTACGTCAACAGGATTTTACGGCCAGTGACCTGCGGTTGATTTACCGCGCTGAACGGGCACTTCAGTTGATTATCGACCGGTTACAGCAATCTGATCTGAAACGTCTGCCACGAGTGGAAAACCTATTGTGGTTTTTCCAAAACGCGGCGAAAAAGCTGGAAAAACCGCGGCAGGCCGCGAAACCGGCGGCGCCGGTGCAGATGCCCCCGCTGGTCTACCTGTCCCAGTCCGAAACCGGGTCGGACGCCCCGCCTCCCCCTCCGCGCCATGAGCCTCAGCCCGCAGACGATACGCCCCAGCGGGTTAGGGTGCAGTTCCCGCCTGTCCCACCACCCCGCGGTTTCAGTGCGTGGCAGGGTTTTGGTCTGGGAGCGTTATTGGGCGTGCTGGTACTGGTGGGCAGTTGGTTGTTGTTCTACAAACCGCTGCAACATCAGCTCACGGCTATCACCGGGCAACCGGCCGGAGCCAGGCTGGCGTGGTTGTATCAGCCTGATATGGGTAGCTACCAGTATCAGTTGGATAAGTTGGCGGAGACTCACCCGCTGGCCACATGGGAGAGCGCCCGCAGCGTGACAAGCCTTGCAGCACAGCGCTGGCCCGACTCCCCAACCCAGAAACTTATTACCCACCAATGGGAGCAGCAAATGGCGGGGCGGATTGACAGCGTGCCGCTGAAAGACAGTTGGCAGGTCACCCGCGACCAGCTCCAGCAACTGGCGGATAAAATTTTGTTGCAGGAGCGCACCCGTGGCAGCTTCACCCTGTCTTACCTGAAAACTGCCATCTATGACATTCAGCGCAGCCACGGCAGCGACGTTCCGCTGGAAGAATTGTTACGTCAGTTAAGTGTCTATGCCGCGAAAGGCGACAGTGCCCCGCCGGTATTACTGAAAGGCATTGATGACCGCTTTAACGCGTTGCTCGGCCGTTATGACCGGTTGCGTCAGGCCACAGAACAGCAAACAGGTAACCAGACTCCCGCCGTCACCCCGGACCGCGGGTATTAA
- a CDS encoding type VI secretion system tip protein VgrG yields MSIKKTRAKLQQGQALVQQGQQAGQRVQQAAELLRGAGSSVGGGSAGTAGLIPGGGFGGGLRGDAGLAARAASGQQSATKALQKVGELLGLSVPSGLQFTLTAGSLPPATFVVTDFDLTEGFSQSFSLHVGLASADPAIDFPAVLDRSATLTITQDGIEQRSITGMVARFEQGNTGLHQTTYQMTICPDLWRTTLRQNSRIFQQQDIATILTTLLKEHNIRDVIFSLRHPHPAREFCVQYQESDFAFLQRLTAEEGIFYFFECSNGRNTLVFADDCGSVPPGIMIPYQPGDVSTVGEPAISSLTCSAQVRPAQVQLKDYTFKNPAWPAEFHQQMRDENLQQLYYEHYDYPGRFKDEAHGKDFTRYRLEALRSDAVTGQGSGHAIALQPGKLFILDNHPREDLNQSWQTVSASHSGRQPGALETATGDSGTTLHSQFSFIRQNQHWRPTPLPKPVIDGPQIAKVVGPAGEEIFCDQYGRVRLQFPWDRYGKSDDQSSCWIRVTQPWAGQGWGMLAIPRIGQEVVVDFLHGDPDQPIVTGRTYHASNIPPGSLPGSKTQMAFRSKTHKGEGYNELLFEDAKGSELLSLHAQKDMHTKVLNNRDTRVLANHTETVEKNQTLTVHGHKMESVTLTRNEAVGLAHTLTVGGAMNTAVALSQSEQVGVHKSVIVGNTLSIKAGDVIELQCGASTLRMDSSGKITLIGTEFKFEASGPVQITGKDIDLN; encoded by the coding sequence ATGTCAATAAAAAAAACCAGAGCGAAACTTCAGCAGGGGCAGGCGCTTGTCCAGCAGGGACAGCAGGCCGGCCAACGCGTCCAACAGGCTGCCGAGTTGCTGCGCGGCGCAGGGAGCAGCGTGGGGGGTGGTTCGGCCGGGACAGCGGGCTTAATTCCGGGCGGCGGTTTTGGCGGGGGGCTGCGTGGTGATGCGGGACTGGCCGCGCGTGCCGCCAGTGGGCAGCAATCAGCCACCAAAGCACTGCAAAAAGTCGGTGAACTGTTGGGGCTGAGCGTCCCGAGTGGCCTGCAATTTACCCTGACAGCCGGCAGTTTGCCCCCGGCGACCTTTGTTGTCACCGATTTTGACCTGACGGAAGGCTTTTCCCAGTCGTTCAGTCTGCATGTCGGGCTGGCCAGTGCCGACCCGGCGATTGACTTTCCGGCGGTGCTTGATCGCAGTGCAACGCTCACCATCACTCAGGATGGGATTGAGCAACGCAGCATTACTGGCATGGTAGCCCGGTTCGAACAGGGTAACACCGGGTTGCATCAGACCACTTACCAGATGACCATTTGCCCGGACTTATGGCGCACCACGTTGCGCCAGAACTCGCGCATTTTCCAGCAGCAGGATATCGCTACCATCCTCACCACTCTCCTGAAAGAACACAACATCCGCGATGTGATTTTCAGCCTGCGCCATCCTCACCCGGCGCGCGAATTTTGCGTTCAGTATCAGGAAAGCGACTTCGCCTTCCTGCAACGGTTAACGGCGGAAGAGGGTATTTTCTACTTCTTCGAATGCAGTAACGGGCGCAACACACTGGTGTTTGCCGACGATTGCGGTTCAGTTCCGCCGGGCATAATGATCCCGTATCAGCCCGGTGACGTCAGTACCGTGGGTGAACCTGCCATCAGCAGCCTGACATGCAGCGCTCAGGTGCGGCCGGCACAGGTTCAGCTTAAGGATTACACCTTCAAGAATCCGGCGTGGCCGGCAGAATTTCACCAGCAAATGCGGGATGAAAATCTGCAACAGCTGTACTACGAGCACTATGACTACCCCGGTCGCTTCAAAGACGAAGCACATGGCAAGGATTTTACCCGTTACCGACTGGAAGCGCTACGTAGCGACGCCGTGACCGGACAGGGCAGCGGCCATGCTATCGCCCTGCAACCGGGCAAATTGTTCATTCTCGATAACCATCCACGGGAAGATCTGAATCAGTCATGGCAGACTGTTTCCGCCAGTCACAGTGGCCGCCAGCCGGGAGCGCTTGAAACCGCCACTGGAGACAGCGGCACTACGTTGCACAGCCAGTTCAGTTTTATCCGCCAGAACCAGCACTGGCGCCCGACACCGTTACCCAAACCGGTGATTGATGGCCCACAGATTGCCAAAGTGGTAGGGCCGGCTGGCGAGGAAATCTTCTGTGACCAGTACGGCCGTGTCCGCCTCCAGTTCCCGTGGGACCGATACGGCAAGAGCGACGACCAAAGCTCTTGCTGGATACGGGTAACCCAGCCGTGGGCGGGTCAGGGCTGGGGGATGTTGGCCATCCCGCGTATCGGTCAGGAAGTGGTGGTGGATTTTCTGCACGGTGACCCTGACCAGCCCATCGTCACCGGCCGGACTTACCATGCCAGCAATATCCCGCCGGGGTCGCTGCCGGGCAGCAAAACCCAGATGGCGTTCCGCTCCAAAACCCACAAGGGCGAAGGCTATAACGAGTTGCTGTTTGAGGATGCGAAAGGCAGCGAATTGTTGTCCCTGCACGCGCAGAAGGACATGCACACCAAAGTGCTCAATAACCGGGATACCCGGGTGCTGGCCAACCACACCGAAACCGTGGAGAAAAACCAGACCCTCACGGTGCACGGTCACAAAATGGAGTCGGTGACACTGACCCGTAATGAAGCGGTCGGTCTGGCCCACACCCTGACCGTCGGCGGTGCCATGAATACGGCCGTCGCTTTAAGCCAGAGCGAACAGGTGGGCGTCCATAAGTCGGTTATCGTCGGCAACACCCTGTCCATCAAGGCCGGGGATGTGATTGAGTTGCAATGCGGTGCCAGTACCCTGCGCATGGACAGCAGCGGCAAAATTACCCTGATTGGCACCGAGTTTAAGTTCGAGGCGAGTGGCCCGGTACAAATCACCGGCAAAGACATCGACCTGAACTAA
- a CDS encoding DUF2169 family type VI secretion system accessory protein — MEFRNLTPFAVMNYSMLDVADTEHHVMVMKIGYQLLPDRRGHCLAELLPAPPLCLQDEYRGQMNASPVLQESDLAPFKPRCDVIVNGTAYAPDNRPCTAFPVRLHVQSKQGQTLLDKTLTVTGEREFIRDAGGQWQLTDPKPFSTLPLDYRYAFGGECRIQADDKAVAQLKESDRLTSEQRRQHPDGEKAPVAHATCETNPLGMGFITPWYANAKQFTRYPAPRITRPEAPFTAPHFTAQLDGTLAPDTPACQPQGLGFIGRPWLPRRQLAGTYDADWLEHRHPYLPKDFDFGYWNGAPADQQIDWPDPDISLHLQGMTPGGHLHVTLPGHRPFILLRLHDGRMLPVPMRLDTLMLDSEALTLHLTCRLNVKTALPVRVAEARFEINPDAPLLKMAPRAEEKQDG, encoded by the coding sequence ATGGAATTTCGTAACCTGACCCCCTTTGCGGTGATGAACTACTCAATGCTGGATGTGGCGGATACAGAGCACCATGTGATGGTGATGAAAATCGGCTACCAGTTACTGCCTGACCGTCGCGGCCATTGTCTGGCCGAACTGTTGCCGGCACCGCCGCTGTGTTTACAGGATGAATACCGCGGGCAGATGAATGCCTCACCGGTGTTGCAGGAGAGTGACCTGGCGCCGTTTAAACCGCGCTGTGACGTGATTGTTAACGGTACCGCGTATGCACCGGATAACCGCCCCTGCACGGCGTTTCCGGTTCGGCTGCATGTGCAAAGCAAACAGGGTCAGACCCTGCTCGACAAAACCCTGACCGTGACCGGTGAACGGGAATTTATCCGTGATGCTGGCGGTCAGTGGCAACTGACCGACCCGAAACCGTTTTCAACACTGCCGCTGGATTATCGCTACGCCTTTGGGGGCGAATGCAGAATTCAGGCGGATGATAAAGCAGTTGCACAGCTTAAGGAAAGCGATCGGCTGACATCAGAACAGCGCCGGCAACACCCGGACGGCGAAAAAGCGCCGGTTGCTCATGCCACCTGCGAAACCAATCCGCTGGGAATGGGATTTATCACGCCGTGGTATGCCAACGCCAAACAATTTACTCGTTACCCTGCCCCCCGTATTACCCGACCGGAGGCGCCGTTCACCGCGCCGCATTTTACCGCTCAACTGGATGGAACGTTGGCACCTGATACCCCCGCCTGCCAGCCGCAGGGGCTGGGCTTTATCGGCCGGCCGTGGCTGCCCCGCCGCCAGCTTGCCGGGACTTACGATGCCGACTGGCTGGAACACCGCCACCCCTATCTGCCGAAAGATTTTGACTTTGGTTACTGGAACGGTGCGCCCGCCGACCAGCAAATTGACTGGCCTGACCCTGATATCTCGCTGCACCTGCAAGGCATGACACCCGGCGGGCACCTGCATGTCACCCTGCCGGGGCATCGCCCGTTTATTTTGCTGCGGCTGCATGACGGGAGGATGTTGCCTGTACCGATGCGCCTCGATACGTTAATGCTCGACAGCGAGGCGCTGACGCTGCATCTGACCTGTCGGCTGAATGTGAAAACCGCGCTGCCCGTTCGGGTGGCGGAAGCGCGCTTTGAAATCAACCCGGATGCGCCGTTGCTCAAAATGGCGCCACGGGCAGAGGAGAAACAGGATGGCTGA
- a CDS encoding DUF4150 domain-containing protein, whose amino-acid sequence MAENYIARTAGEWLIVGMLPDVCKTPMGSSTPPIPYPVVAKLADSSAPEKTVRANGQPVVVFARSFVPQTLGDEPGVANGVKSGTVGGKCHPQEHTRTVRAGNKLVLRHGDKFWMNGA is encoded by the coding sequence ATGGCTGAGAACTATATCGCCCGTACCGCAGGCGAATGGCTGATAGTCGGTATGTTGCCAGACGTATGCAAAACCCCGATGGGATCTTCCACACCACCGATCCCCTATCCGGTAGTAGCGAAACTGGCCGACAGTTCCGCACCGGAAAAGACCGTGCGCGCCAATGGTCAGCCGGTGGTGGTGTTTGCCCGGAGTTTTGTGCCGCAAACCCTCGGTGACGAGCCGGGCGTGGCGAATGGCGTCAAAAGTGGCACGGTCGGCGGCAAATGCCACCCACAGGAACATACCAGGACGGTGCGGGCCGGCAACAAACTGGTGCTGCGCCACGGGGATAAATTTTGGATGAATGGGGCATAA